One genomic region from Alteromonas pelagimontana encodes:
- a CDS encoding IS110 family RNA-guided transposase: MNFYTNTHPYYCGIDLHTRLLYVCIIDNENNILVHEKIGDSPEKLLALLTPYLGNIVVGVECMHCWYWVSDFCEQHNIDFILGHALYMKAIHAGKTKNDKIDALKIAKLIRGGNFPLAHAYSKEHRSIRDALRRRTHIMRMSAQLKAHVASTISQYNLPALETRLNLQNSPDRQKMHHFFPDEAVQKSMDLNLNIISTMVHELYKIEHYVKTQAQTHNARDLHILKSFPGVGKILALTILYEVGDIQRFPSVQKFASYSRLVKCKAESAGKSYGTQGNKIGNAHLKWAFSEAAVLYLKGNDNAKRYLANLQKRMSKAKALSALAHKIGRCIYFMLKNQQVFDEERFLNG, encoded by the coding sequence ATGAACTTTTATACTAATACACATCCTTACTATTGTGGAATCGATCTTCATACACGGTTACTGTATGTCTGCATTATCGATAATGAAAACAATATCTTAGTCCACGAGAAAATCGGTGACTCACCTGAAAAGTTACTGGCGCTGTTAACTCCCTATTTGGGCAATATCGTAGTTGGTGTGGAATGCATGCACTGCTGGTACTGGGTGTCAGATTTCTGTGAACAGCACAATATCGATTTTATTCTCGGCCACGCGCTTTACATGAAAGCCATTCATGCCGGGAAAACCAAGAATGATAAAATTGATGCACTAAAGATTGCCAAGCTTATTCGCGGCGGCAACTTCCCCTTAGCTCACGCGTATTCAAAAGAGCACCGTTCCATTCGTGATGCGCTGCGTCGTCGAACGCATATTATGAGAATGAGTGCACAACTTAAAGCACATGTAGCCAGTACGATTAGCCAATATAACCTACCCGCACTCGAAACCCGGTTAAATCTGCAAAACTCACCCGATCGCCAGAAAATGCATCACTTTTTCCCGGATGAAGCTGTGCAGAAAAGTATGGATTTAAATCTCAATATCATCAGTACCATGGTGCATGAACTGTATAAAATTGAACACTATGTAAAAACTCAGGCGCAAACGCATAATGCTCGTGACCTGCATATTCTTAAGTCGTTTCCAGGTGTTGGTAAAATCCTTGCACTCACGATTTTATATGAGGTTGGCGATATTCAACGCTTTCCCTCTGTTCAGAAATTCGCATCCTATTCACGGTTAGTAAAATGCAAAGCGGAATCTGCGGGTAAGTCGTATGGCACACAGGGGAACAAAATCGGCAATGCTCATTTGAAATGGGCCTTCAGTGAAGCGGCAGTGTTGTACCTGAAAGGCAATGACAACGCTAAACGCTACCTGGCTAACCTGCAAAAACGCATGAGCAAAGCTAAAGCCTTATCAGCTTTAGCTCATAAAATTGGGCGATGTATCTACTTTATGCTGAAAAACCAACAGGTGTTTGATGAAGAGCGCTTTTTAAACGGGTAA
- a CDS encoding ComF family protein — MDVNIKQIDGIWTLGYSLDKHTLSSTPTGYNEYGHMQFDTIRPEAGEALYQLKYRSDYSQVGAIASQLSASFGQAFSSASLVIPMPASKVRSRQPVTEIATEYARLRGIPCREDLLVKTGTTAPMKDIESRDEKISALIGAFTVYDVLPDGKYDVLIIDDLFDTGSSLEAATTALKNYPKIGNVYVATVTRKR, encoded by the coding sequence ATGGATGTAAACATTAAGCAGATCGATGGAATATGGACTCTAGGGTACTCACTTGATAAACATACGCTGAGTAGCACTCCTACTGGTTACAATGAATATGGTCACATGCAGTTTGATACAATTAGGCCAGAGGCTGGGGAAGCGCTTTATCAATTGAAGTACCGATCAGATTATTCCCAAGTCGGAGCTATCGCAAGTCAACTAAGCGCTTCATTTGGACAAGCCTTTTCCTCCGCAAGTCTGGTTATACCTATGCCTGCATCGAAGGTTAGAAGTAGGCAACCAGTCACAGAAATAGCAACAGAGTATGCTCGATTAAGAGGTATTCCTTGTCGCGAAGATTTACTTGTAAAAACTGGAACTACAGCACCAATGAAAGATATCGAATCAAGAGATGAAAAGATATCTGCCCTTATTGGGGCGTTTACCGTTTACGATGTATTACCCGACGGGAAATATGATGTACTAATTATAGATGACCTCTTTGATACGGGGTCATCACTAGAAGCAGCTACTACTGCATTGAAAAACTATCCTAAAATAGGAAATGTGTACGTAGCGACTGTAACCAGGAAAAGATAA
- a CDS encoding putative quinol monooxygenase, whose amino-acid sequence MINVIATVTTQPGKRDEVLKACKVLQEYSRKESGCHRYDLMIRSDDANSLAIYEEWDSRNSLQMHMEAGHFSAFQSHVDRLVKDVTITQYEPVK is encoded by the coding sequence ATGATTAATGTTATCGCCACGGTAACCACGCAGCCCGGCAAACGGGATGAAGTATTAAAAGCCTGTAAAGTGCTGCAAGAGTATTCTCGCAAAGAATCTGGCTGTCATCGCTATGACTTGATGATAAGAAGCGACGATGCTAACTCCCTGGCAATTTATGAAGAGTGGGATTCACGGAACAGTTTGCAGATGCATATGGAGGCTGGTCATTTCTCGGCGTTTCAGTCCCATGTCGACCGCCTGGTAAAAGACGTCACCATTACCCAGTATGAGCCGGTAAAGTAG
- a CDS encoding LysR family transcriptional regulator — MKQLSLDNLRTFVSVIEQGGYSKAGEWLGRSQPAVSLQIKKLEEQLGRKLFTKVGQRHLPSTDGNWLYPKAKDLLQMNDAIFRSLTPAPLSGRLRLGIPNEFASTLLPGLIGEFSKRYPDVSLEVTSALSRDLLHQSRRDNFDLILALVNPDEQTQGELVLEDDMVWVGDPGRPLAGDSISLVLAPDGCMYRSRVIEQLKQQTRAWKISYTNADLTGLVAAIQQGLGVTALAKSSMPDNLAVLSHQHLPRLGTVNICLFNQDTQHPVVSKTLAEFIKSRLNS, encoded by the coding sequence ATGAAACAGCTATCGTTGGATAACTTGCGCACATTTGTCAGTGTGATTGAGCAAGGGGGTTACTCTAAAGCTGGAGAATGGCTGGGGCGATCACAACCTGCCGTAAGTTTGCAGATTAAAAAGCTTGAAGAACAACTTGGTCGCAAGCTATTTACTAAAGTCGGGCAACGACATCTTCCCAGCACCGATGGCAACTGGTTATATCCTAAAGCCAAAGACTTGCTGCAGATGAACGACGCAATTTTCCGCAGCTTAACCCCTGCTCCGCTTAGCGGTCGCCTTCGCTTAGGCATTCCCAACGAATTTGCTTCAACGCTGTTACCAGGGCTTATCGGCGAGTTTTCCAAACGCTATCCGGATGTTTCGCTTGAGGTGACGTCGGCGCTTAGTCGTGATTTGCTACATCAGTCGCGACGCGATAATTTCGATTTAATTCTGGCGTTGGTAAACCCTGACGAACAAACGCAGGGCGAACTGGTTTTAGAAGATGATATGGTGTGGGTGGGCGACCCGGGGCGGCCATTAGCGGGAGACAGCATTTCGCTGGTGCTGGCGCCTGATGGCTGTATGTATCGCAGCCGCGTGATTGAACAGTTAAAACAGCAAACCCGCGCTTGGAAAATCTCATACACTAATGCCGATCTCACAGGCTTGGTGGCCGCAATTCAACAAGGGCTTGGCGTAACAGCGCTGGCAAAATCCAGCATGCCAGATAATCTGGCGGTGCTCTCTCACCAGCATCTACCGCGCCTGGGTACGGTAAATATCTGTTTATTCAATCAAGACACCCAACACCCGGTGGTAAGTAAAACATTAGCAGAATTCATTAAATCTCGTCTCAACAGCTAA
- the gcvT gene encoding glycine cleavage system aminomethyltransferase GcvT — MTNTTALHAKHLEAGAKMVDFFGWEMPISYGSQIEEHHAVRQDAGMFDVSHMTIVDVTGAQAKAYLRNLLANDVAKLKDKGKALYSGMLNEKGGVVDDLIVYHFDDTNYRLVVNSATREKDMNWLRSKAEGFDVTITERSEFAMIAVQGPNAKDKAATLFSAAQKEAVAGMKPFFGVQAEDLFIATTGYTGETGYEIMVPKAEAGQFWQRLLDAGVKPCGLGARDTLRLEAGMNLYGQDMDETISPLAANMGWTITWEPEDRDFVGRKALEAQREAGTDKLVGLVMTEKGVLRAGQNIKTDNGEGVITSGTFSPTLGHAIAMARVPANVGETVEVEMRKKWVTVKVVKPGFVRNGKSVL, encoded by the coding sequence ATGACTAACACCACCGCCCTACATGCAAAACACCTCGAAGCGGGTGCGAAAATGGTCGACTTTTTTGGCTGGGAAATGCCAATAAGCTACGGGTCGCAGATTGAAGAGCATCATGCTGTGCGTCAAGACGCAGGTATGTTTGATGTTTCTCATATGACTATTGTCGATGTCACTGGCGCGCAGGCAAAAGCGTATTTGCGTAACCTGCTCGCTAACGATGTCGCCAAGCTAAAAGATAAAGGCAAAGCGTTGTACAGCGGAATGCTAAACGAAAAAGGCGGCGTGGTTGATGATCTCATTGTGTATCATTTCGACGATACCAATTACCGACTGGTGGTAAATTCGGCTACCCGCGAAAAAGATATGAATTGGCTGCGTAGCAAGGCCGAAGGCTTTGATGTAACAATTACCGAACGCTCCGAATTCGCCATGATTGCCGTACAAGGCCCGAATGCCAAAGATAAAGCTGCCACGTTATTCAGCGCCGCGCAAAAAGAAGCGGTGGCAGGAATGAAACCTTTTTTTGGCGTGCAGGCTGAAGATTTATTTATCGCCACTACCGGCTACACTGGTGAAACCGGTTATGAAATTATGGTACCGAAAGCCGAAGCGGGCCAATTCTGGCAGCGTTTGTTGGATGCTGGCGTAAAACCTTGTGGTCTGGGAGCGCGTGATACGTTGCGTTTGGAAGCGGGCATGAATTTGTACGGCCAGGATATGGATGAAACCATATCGCCGTTAGCCGCCAATATGGGCTGGACGATTACCTGGGAACCAGAAGACCGGGATTTTGTTGGCCGCAAAGCGTTGGAAGCACAACGCGAAGCCGGTACCGATAAACTGGTGGGTTTAGTTATGACCGAAAAAGGCGTGTTACGTGCCGGTCAGAACATTAAAACAGATAACGGCGAAGGCGTGATCACATCAGGCACGTTTTCTCCCACACTTGGACATGCAATTGCAATGGCACGGGTTCCCGCGAATGTGGGTGAAACCGTTGAGGTGGAAATGCGCAAAAAGTGGGTTACAGTAAAAGTGGTTAAGCCCGGCTTTGTACGCAATGGCAAAAGTGTTTTGTAA
- a CDS encoding alcohol dehydrogenase catalytic domain-containing protein, which yields MNDYQGWKFTGAGKPMEYGLFSLPALQDDEILVENVAAGINPVDWKFIKDNPLNWPEGQVPGVDGAGKVVATGEAATQMMNQRVAYHQSLKLPGSFATHTIVKANRAVTVPAAMPMTVAASLPCPLSTALLAFSKVPNVAHKDVLVVGMGAVSKWITQFLHEQGAHVSVLSSSFSEEDKAVFGVDKLIHNQSAIAAKYFAIFDTKGEDNARQLVPHLRANGHIVCIQGRINTPVDPQFTRAISYHEVALGPLHQYGDKHDWQVLMAMNAQRFNDIVTDKLAMEKPGVFPASELPQALAHSETSRQKTVIEWRRYD from the coding sequence ATGAATGATTATCAAGGCTGGAAATTTACCGGCGCGGGTAAGCCGATGGAATATGGGCTATTTTCACTACCAGCGCTGCAAGATGATGAAATTCTTGTAGAAAACGTTGCCGCAGGGATCAACCCTGTGGACTGGAAATTTATTAAAGATAATCCTTTAAACTGGCCTGAGGGACAGGTGCCGGGAGTGGACGGTGCCGGTAAGGTGGTCGCAACCGGCGAAGCCGCCACGCAGATGATGAATCAGCGGGTAGCGTACCATCAATCCTTAAAGCTACCCGGCAGTTTTGCGACGCATACAATCGTAAAAGCAAACCGGGCGGTTACTGTGCCAGCTGCCATGCCGATGACTGTGGCTGCATCACTGCCGTGTCCTTTATCTACCGCGCTACTGGCTTTTTCTAAAGTGCCGAATGTTGCCCATAAAGATGTTCTGGTTGTCGGTATGGGAGCGGTTTCTAAGTGGATAACGCAGTTTCTACATGAGCAGGGAGCGCATGTTAGCGTGCTGTCATCAAGTTTTTCTGAAGAAGACAAAGCCGTGTTTGGCGTAGATAAACTTATCCATAACCAATCTGCAATTGCGGCAAAATATTTTGCGATTTTCGATACTAAAGGAGAGGATAACGCCAGGCAGCTTGTGCCTCATCTGCGTGCAAATGGCCATATAGTGTGCATTCAGGGGCGGATAAATACGCCGGTAGATCCTCAGTTTACGCGAGCAATTTCCTATCATGAAGTGGCGTTAGGGCCCCTTCATCAATATGGCGATAAGCATGACTGGCAAGTATTAATGGCAATGAATGCTCAACGTTTTAATGATATTGTTACTGACAAACTGGCAATGGAAAAGCCCGGCGTATTTCCAGCCAGCGAACTTCCGCAAGCGCTGGCACACAGTGAGACGAGCAGGCAGAAAACAGTAATAGAATGGAGGCGTTATGATTAA
- the gcvH gene encoding glycine cleavage system protein GcvH codes for MSNIPTDLRYASTHEWVRPEGDGVFTVGISEHAQDLLGDMVFVDLPDVGDQVSTGDDVAVAESVKAASDVYAPISGEIIAVNTDLEDSPELVNSDSYGDGWLFKIKADDVEEFEGLLDAEGYENSIDEE; via the coding sequence ATGAGCAACATCCCAACCGATTTACGCTACGCCTCTACCCATGAATGGGTTCGCCCTGAAGGTGACGGCGTTTTTACAGTAGGTATTTCTGAGCACGCTCAGGATCTTTTGGGTGACATGGTGTTTGTAGATCTGCCCGATGTTGGCGATCAAGTCAGCACTGGCGATGATGTTGCTGTAGCCGAATCGGTGAAAGCAGCATCTGACGTTTATGCCCCAATCAGTGGTGAAATTATTGCGGTTAACACCGATCTGGAAGACTCCCCAGAACTCGTTAACTCAGATTCCTACGGCGACGGCTGGCTATTTAAAATTAAAGCCGACGACGTAGAGGAATTTGAAGGGCTATTGGATGCTGAAGGTTACGAGAACAGCATCGACGAAGAATAA
- the gcvP gene encoding aminomethyl-transferring glycine dehydrogenase — translation MSNSSFTLAQLEQKNAFVRRHIGPGEEEIKAMLDVVGADSLDDLMAQTVPAGIQLDKPINVGEGATEVEALAALKAVAAKNKINRSFIGMGYYDTHVPNVILRNVLENPGWYTAYTPYQPEIAQGRLEAILNFQQVTIDLTGLELASASLLDEGTAAAEAMALAKRVSKNKKANAFFIADDVHPQTKDVVETRAEMFGFGIVTGPAEEAAQHDVFGALLQYPTTTGEIKDIRDIITAVQAKKGIVAVAADLMSLVMLKSPGELGADVALGSAQRFGVPMGYGGPHAAFFATRDAFKRSLPGRIIGVSKDTRDRPALRMALQTREQHIRREKANSNICTAQVLLANMASFYAVYHGPKGLKTIASRIHRFADILATGLTLKGLALRHNTWFDTLTVSVDNKASVLEKAYAAGLNLRADIDGAVGISLDETTTRDDILKLLAVLVGDDHGLDIETLDAEVTTQGSQSIPAELTRTSDILTHEVFNQYHSETEMLRYIKSLENKDLALNHSMISLGSCTMKLNATAEMIPVTWAEFGQMHPFAPLDQAQGYQEMIGELSDWLISITGYDALCMQPNSGAQGEYAGLLAIQHYHESRGEGHRDVCLIPSSAHGTNPASAQMVSLKVVVVACDKNGNVDLNDLRKKAEEVGDNLSCAMITYPSTHGVYEETIREICDIVHQHGGQVYMDGANMNAQVGITAPGFIGSDVSHLNLHKTFCIPHGGGGPGMGPIGVKSHLAPFLPNHSVVNIDTSGKDCGAVSAAPWGSASILPISYMYIKMMGAAGLRKATEVAILNANYVAKSLEGHFDVLYKGRNGRVAHECIIDLRPLKDASGVSEMDIAKRLNDYGFHAPTMSFPVAGTLMIEPTESEAKYELDRFVEAMISIRKEIAKVESGEWDATDNPLHNAPHTLADICDSDWNRSYDRQLAAYPVPAVARNKFWPSVNRIDDVYGDRNLMCSCPAIESYMEE, via the coding sequence ATGTCGAATTCAAGTTTTACACTGGCTCAATTAGAGCAGAAAAACGCCTTTGTCCGCCGTCATATTGGCCCAGGTGAAGAAGAAATTAAAGCGATGCTGGATGTGGTGGGTGCAGACTCACTTGACGATCTTATGGCGCAAACGGTTCCGGCCGGTATTCAGCTTGATAAACCCATTAATGTTGGTGAAGGCGCGACGGAAGTAGAAGCACTGGCAGCGCTAAAAGCAGTAGCAGCAAAGAATAAAATAAATCGCTCTTTTATTGGTATGGGCTATTACGATACCCACGTGCCGAATGTCATTCTGCGAAATGTGCTGGAAAATCCCGGCTGGTATACCGCGTATACGCCTTATCAGCCGGAAATTGCTCAAGGCCGGCTGGAAGCCATACTGAACTTCCAACAGGTGACGATTGATTTAACCGGTCTCGAACTGGCGTCAGCTTCACTGCTGGATGAAGGAACCGCCGCTGCAGAAGCCATGGCGTTAGCCAAACGGGTGTCTAAAAATAAAAAAGCGAACGCGTTTTTTATTGCCGATGACGTGCATCCACAAACCAAAGACGTAGTAGAAACCCGCGCAGAAATGTTCGGGTTTGGCATTGTTACCGGCCCTGCTGAAGAAGCGGCACAACATGATGTTTTCGGGGCGTTGCTGCAGTACCCAACTACCACCGGTGAAATTAAAGATATCCGCGACATTATCACTGCTGTTCAGGCCAAAAAAGGCATTGTGGCTGTTGCCGCAGACCTGATGAGCCTGGTGATGCTTAAATCGCCAGGCGAATTAGGCGCTGATGTGGCACTAGGTAGCGCACAGCGCTTTGGGGTGCCAATGGGCTACGGCGGTCCTCATGCCGCATTTTTTGCTACCCGCGATGCGTTTAAGCGTTCCTTACCCGGCCGTATTATTGGTGTTAGTAAAGATACCCGTGATCGTCCTGCACTGCGCATGGCGTTGCAAACACGGGAACAGCACATTCGCCGCGAAAAAGCGAACTCCAACATTTGTACTGCACAGGTGTTGTTGGCAAATATGGCATCATTTTACGCCGTTTACCACGGTCCAAAAGGACTGAAAACCATCGCCAGCCGCATTCATCGCTTCGCGGATATTCTTGCTACCGGGTTAACATTAAAAGGATTGGCGCTTCGTCACAACACCTGGTTCGATACCCTCACCGTTAGCGTCGACAATAAAGCCTCTGTGCTTGAAAAAGCCTATGCTGCCGGTTTGAACCTGCGCGCTGACATCGACGGTGCCGTAGGCATTTCGCTGGATGAAACCACTACACGCGATGATATTCTCAAGTTGCTAGCAGTGCTGGTGGGCGATGATCACGGTTTAGATATTGAAACGTTGGATGCCGAAGTTACCACGCAAGGCAGCCAGTCTATTCCCGCCGAACTTACCCGCACTTCGGATATTCTCACCCACGAAGTATTTAATCAGTATCATTCTGAAACTGAAATGCTGCGTTACATCAAATCACTGGAAAACAAGGACCTGGCACTGAATCATTCCATGATTTCCCTTGGCTCTTGTACCATGAAGCTAAATGCAACTGCTGAAATGATCCCCGTCACCTGGGCGGAATTCGGGCAGATGCACCCGTTCGCGCCATTGGATCAGGCGCAAGGGTATCAGGAAATGATAGGCGAACTGAGCGACTGGCTTATCAGCATCACCGGCTATGACGCGCTTTGTATGCAACCTAATTCCGGTGCACAGGGTGAATATGCCGGGTTGCTAGCTATTCAGCATTACCACGAAAGCCGCGGCGAAGGGCATCGCGATGTATGTTTGATCCCAAGTTCCGCTCATGGCACTAATCCGGCTTCGGCGCAAATGGTCAGCCTGAAAGTGGTGGTGGTAGCTTGCGATAAAAACGGTAACGTTGACCTTAACGACTTGCGCAAAAAAGCCGAAGAAGTGGGCGATAATCTATCCTGCGCTATGATCACTTATCCTTCTACTCATGGTGTTTACGAAGAAACGATTCGTGAAATTTGCGACATCGTGCATCAGCACGGCGGCCAGGTTTACATGGACGGCGCCAACATGAACGCTCAGGTTGGTATTACCGCGCCAGGGTTCATCGGTTCAGATGTGTCGCATTTAAATCTGCACAAAACGTTCTGTATTCCGCACGGTGGCGGCGGCCCAGGCATGGGACCAATTGGCGTGAAATCTCATTTAGCCCCTTTTCTGCCAAACCACAGCGTGGTGAATATCGACACCTCCGGTAAAGATTGCGGAGCCGTATCAGCCGCACCGTGGGGCAGCGCCTCTATTTTGCCTATCAGCTACATGTACATCAAAATGATGGGAGCGGCAGGTTTGCGCAAGGCCACAGAAGTGGCAATCTTAAACGCAAATTACGTAGCGAAGTCGCTGGAAGGGCACTTCGATGTACTTTACAAAGGCCGCAACGGTCGCGTAGCCCACGAATGTATTATTGATTTGCGCCCGCTCAAAGACGCCTCAGGGGTATCGGAAATGGACATCGCCAAGCGCCTGAACGACTACGGCTTCCACGCGCCAACCATGAGCTTTCCGGTGGCAGGCACGCTAATGATCGAGCCCACCGAATCAGAAGCAAAATACGAACTGGACCGCTTCGTTGAAGCCATGATCAGCATTCGTAAAGAAATTGCCAAAGTCGAAAGCGGCGAATGGGACGCTACCGACAACCCGCTGCACAATGCGCCCCATACACTTGCGGATATCTGCGACAGCGACTGGAACCGCAGCTACGATCGTCAATTAGCCGCTTATCCAGTACCAGCGGTAGCGCGCAACAAGTTCTGGCCCAGCGTAAACCGTATTGACGACGTTTATGGCGACCGCAATTTGATGTGTTCTTGCCCGGCTATTGAGAGCTATATGGAGGAGTGA
- a CDS encoding M24 family metallopeptidase yields the protein MNKRTFIKFSGLGLATIALPSMAQRKAGSTSSAGSQLTDITGSTTPISATERQQRIKRAQQLMRNHGIAAVVLEPGAAMDYFSGIQWWRSERLTALVIPQEGEVGVVTPFFEEPSVRETLAVGRDVRVWQEHENPFVQLKGILKDRGITKGKLAFESTVRYFVLNGLMSVLPDMQHVSADPVTLGCRMFKSAHELQLMHKANEITLKAYEHVYSQLQEGMSQQDVKLLMSNAQQALGGHDIWGLTLFNEASAYPHGTKQQQNIREGSVVLMDCGCAVHGYQSDISRTFVFGEASKKQKMVWEQVKKGQQIAFETAQLGTAAGKVDDAVRSYYAKLGYGPEYSLPGLSHRTGHGIGMEGHESVNFVHGETTPLQPGMCLSNEPGIYIPGEFGVRLEDCIYMGENGANWFTEPPVSLENPIGKLAPLSV from the coding sequence ATGAATAAACGCACTTTCATCAAATTTTCTGGCTTAGGGCTGGCTACAATTGCACTTCCGTCAATGGCGCAACGGAAAGCGGGATCCACATCTTCGGCTGGTTCGCAGTTAACCGACATTACCGGAAGCACTACTCCCATTTCTGCTACTGAGCGCCAACAGCGTATCAAACGTGCGCAACAACTAATGAGAAATCACGGTATTGCGGCAGTGGTGTTAGAGCCGGGAGCCGCAATGGATTACTTTTCTGGCATTCAGTGGTGGCGCAGTGAGCGATTAACTGCTTTGGTGATCCCGCAGGAAGGGGAGGTTGGCGTTGTTACCCCGTTTTTTGAAGAACCCAGCGTAAGGGAGACGCTCGCGGTGGGTCGCGACGTTCGGGTATGGCAGGAACACGAAAACCCTTTTGTTCAACTTAAAGGAATATTAAAAGACCGGGGAATTACCAAAGGTAAGCTGGCATTTGAAAGCACGGTGCGTTATTTCGTACTGAACGGATTGATGTCAGTTTTACCCGATATGCAACATGTCAGCGCTGATCCGGTTACGCTGGGCTGTCGCATGTTTAAAAGTGCTCATGAATTGCAATTAATGCATAAAGCCAACGAAATCACATTAAAGGCGTATGAGCATGTATATTCGCAACTTCAGGAAGGCATGTCTCAACAAGATGTAAAACTGCTGATGTCCAATGCTCAGCAGGCACTCGGCGGCCATGATATCTGGGGATTAACGCTTTTCAATGAAGCCAGTGCTTATCCTCATGGCACCAAGCAGCAGCAGAACATTCGTGAAGGCTCTGTGGTGTTAATGGACTGCGGCTGCGCTGTTCACGGATATCAATCAGACATCAGCCGTACATTTGTTTTTGGTGAAGCCAGCAAAAAGCAAAAAATGGTGTGGGAACAAGTAAAAAAGGGGCAGCAAATTGCGTTTGAGACGGCGCAACTTGGCACTGCAGCCGGAAAGGTCGACGATGCTGTGCGCAGCTATTATGCAAAACTGGGTTACGGCCCCGAATACAGTTTACCCGGACTTTCTCACCGCACCGGCCATGGTATTGGCATGGAAGGGCACGAAAGCGTTAATTTTGTTCACGGCGAAACCACACCGCTGCAGCCCGGCATGTGTTTATCTAATGAGCCTGGCATTTATATTCCGGGTGAATTTGGCGTTCGCCTGGAAGACTGCATTTATATGGGCGAAAACGGCGCTAACTGGTTTACAGAGCCGCCGGTTTCGCTGGAAAACCCCATCGGTAAATTGGCGCCACTAAGCGTTTAA
- a CDS encoding AbiU2 domain-containing protein, with product MKDDHKGFSTTSSWEEFSKRTGIPLPSTPKIDRSLFSDSEIKCFESYFVSLCTDLTIYNQLFGTDESISVLNEFNGFVFKRIQRSFLEKICLKISCLMDPAKAGSNDNLSLLRFVEKAGSPELSAVYDKLYKDYESTGIKIWRNKVLAHTDLKTVMGKFEFKLKLDADNINRMVRDMQDLIDLIKDPRVYTDTEVTLPFGSDGNSFVSRLRKINSENNA from the coding sequence GTGAAAGATGACCATAAAGGCTTCTCAACAACATCATCCTGGGAGGAGTTCTCCAAACGCACGGGAATACCACTTCCCAGTACGCCAAAGATTGATCGTTCATTATTTTCGGATTCTGAGATAAAGTGTTTTGAAAGTTACTTCGTGTCTTTATGCACGGATTTGACAATTTACAATCAGCTATTTGGAACGGATGAGTCCATTTCGGTACTGAATGAGTTTAATGGATTCGTCTTTAAAAGAATACAGCGTAGCTTCCTTGAGAAAATTTGTCTTAAGATTTCATGCTTAATGGATCCAGCAAAAGCAGGATCAAATGACAACCTTTCGCTATTGAGATTTGTTGAGAAAGCTGGCAGCCCGGAGTTGTCTGCAGTTTACGATAAGCTTTATAAGGATTATGAAAGCACAGGGATCAAGATATGGCGAAATAAAGTTCTCGCTCATACTGACCTTAAAACCGTTATGGGGAAATTCGAATTCAAGCTCAAACTTGATGCAGATAACATAAATCGAATGGTTAGGGATATGCAGGACCTGATCGACTTAATTAAAGATCCCCGTGTCTACACGGATACGGAGGTGACGCTACCGTTTGGCAGCGATGGCAATTCCTTTGTTTCTAGGTTAAGGAAGATAAATAGCGAAAACAACGCATAA